In one window of Bemisia tabaci chromosome 4, PGI_BMITA_v3 DNA:
- the LOC109031246 gene encoding adipocyte plasma membrane-associated protein Hemomucin, producing METHVKTVRNGAYLVIAAALLLSIPKLPSDLVFEEYSLPDPPSFEGKLAVNDALNGATKLFENEVHAPESLVVYNGVLYTGLADGRVVAVKNDTLYTIANLGRPCDQIWDKTKCGRALGVDMDKHGNLFAIDCYHGIYKVNTTTGDFSLIIPLDKPIAGQMPLLPNNIAVGPDEAIYWSDTSTKFPLHKLLFIWVGDKSGRLIRSNQTTGESEVLMEDLAFSNGVYVSRDGSYVAVVETIKSRVHRYWLKGPKKGTSEIFLDNLPGVPDNIVPYKNGGFVVSLILTREAPDIPNYLAPFPRLRQIISRFGALLEMVLQKIQDVYPTNLCKKMIFYMAHLDSTAWFIFNTHGIALVYDDDGNLVKSLHSTDGILPYISDVVELDGHYYVGSPYNSFIGKVPIRNT from the exons ATGGAAACGCATGTGAAAACAGTGCGTAATGGTGCGTATCTTGTAATCGCGGCCGCACTTTTGCTCAGCATCCCCAAGCTGCCTTCGGATTTAGTGTTTGAAGAATACAG tttaCCCGATCCACCTTCCTTTGAGGGGAAGTTGGCTGTCAACGACGCTCTGAATGGCGCGACAAAGTTGTTCGAAAACGAGGTCCATGCGCCGGAATCCCTGGTCGTCTACAACGGCGTGCTGTATACAGGACTCGCGGATGGCCGGGTAGTCGCCGTGAAAAATGACACGCTCTATACCATCGCAAACCTCGGGCGGCCGTGCG atCAAATATGGGATAAAACGAAATGCGGTAGAGCATTGGGCGTCGACATGGACAAACACGGAAACTTGTTTGCCATTGATTGTTACCACGGTATATACAAAGTGAATACAACAACAG GGGACTTCTCTCTGATTATCCCTCTGGATAAGCCCATTGCCGGACAAATGCCACTTTTACCGAATAATATTGCCGTTGGCCCTGACGAAGCCATCTACTGGAGCGATACGTCGACGAAATTCCCTCTACACAAACTTTTATTCATCTGGGTTGGCGACAAATCCGGAAG GCTCATTCGAAGCAACCAAACGACGGGTGAAAGTGAAGTCCTGATGGAGGATCTCGCCTTCTCCAATGGGGTGTACGTATCGCGTGATGGTTCATACGTAGCAGTCGTTGAAACGATCAAAAGTCGTGTCCACAG ATACTGGTTGAAGGGGCCGAAAAAAGGGACCTCGGAAATCTTCCTAGATAACCTTCCCGGAGTACCAGACAACATAGTCCCTTACAAGAATGGAGGATTCGTGGTTTCCTTGATCCTCACGAGGGAGGCTCCTGATATCCCTAACTACTTAGCACCTTTCCCAAGGCTCCGACAGATCATCTCCAGGTTCGGGGCTTTGTTGGAAATGGTCCTACAGAAAATTCAGGACGTTTATCCTACAAACTTATGCAAAAAAATGATCTTTTAC ATGGCGCATCTTGACTCGACAGCTTGGTTCATATTCAATACACACGGGATAGCACTTGTTTACGACGACGATGGGAATTTGGTGAAAAGTTTGCACTCTACGGATGGTATTCTGCCCTATATCAGTGACGTAGTCGAACTTGACGGCCATTACTACGTGGGGTCTCCTTACAATTCATTCATTGGCAAAGTGCCCATACGCAACACGTGA